The following proteins are encoded in a genomic region of Ovis canadensis isolate MfBH-ARS-UI-01 breed Bighorn chromosome 16, ARS-UI_OviCan_v2, whole genome shotgun sequence:
- the TMEM267 gene encoding transmembrane protein 267, with translation MASETEKTHALLQSCSTESLLSSLGLGLFCAVADRLLQFPIIQQNAWLRALSDNSVHCVIGMWSWAIVIGIRKKTDFGEIILAGFLASVIDIDHFLLSGSMSLKAALSLPRRPFLHCSTVIPTVVLTLKFTMHFFKLKDSWCFLPWMLFISWTSHHIRDGIRHGLWICPFGKTSPLPFWLYVIITSSLPHICSFVMYFTGTRQMMSSKHGIHIDV, from the exons ATGGCATCAGAGACTGAGAAGACTCATGCTCTACTCCAGTCGTGCAGCACTGAATCTCTTCTTTCCAGCCTTGGTCTGGGCTTATTCTGCGCAGTAGCTGACAGACTTCTTCAGTTTCCCATAATTCAACAAAATGCCTGGCTTCGTGCACTTTCAGATAATTCAGTACACTGCGTAATTGGCATGTGGTCATGGGCAATAGTCATTGGAATCAGGAAGAAGACTGACTTTGGAGAAATCATTTTAGCTGGATTTTTAGCCTCTGTTATTGATATAGACCACTTTTTGCTATCTGGATCCATGTCTTTAAAG GCTGCTCTGAGTCTTCCACGACGCCCTTTCCTTCACTGTTCTACTGTGATACCCACTGTGGTTCTGACCCTAAAGTTTACAATGCACTTCTTCAAGCTCAAAGACTCATGGTGCTTTCTTCCCTGGATGTTATTTATATCCTGGACCTCACACCACATCCGAGATGGAATTCGCCATGGCTTGTGGATATGCCCATTTGGAAAAACTTCTCCTTTGCCATTTTGGCTTTATGTAATAATCACATCATCTCTACCTCACATCTGTTCATTCGTTATGTATTTCACAGGGACCAGACAAATGATGTCTTCAAAACATGGAATTCATATTGATGTGTGA